The genomic DNA GGAGGGCGAGGGCGTGGGGGGTCGGCGGGAGGTCTACGACGAGGAGGTCGTAGGCCTCGGAGAGGGCCGCGTCTCGCAGTGCGCGCAGGAGGGCCAGTTCCTCGGCGCCGGGGAGGGGGGTGAGTTCCTCGGCGTCCAGGCGTGCCGCGCCCAGGAGTTCGAGGGCGGTGGAGGCGCGGTCCTGGAAGGCGGTGAGGTCGGCGCGGAAGGACTCCGTCGCGTCCGGGCGCCAGGCGGTGAGGTGTTCGGTGACCCTTGCCGGTGCCGGTCCTGTCGCCGCGCCCAGGGCGGCGCCGAGGGTGTCGGCACGGTCGGCACCGAGGAGGAGCGTGCGGGTGCCGGTGCCTGCGGCGGCTTGTGCGGTGGCTGCGGCGAGGGTGCTTCGGCCGCTGCCGCCTGGGCCGGTGATCAGGAGGGTGCGCATATGAGTGAACGGTAGTCGCTCGGTGGGGGCCGGGCGCCGTTGCCGGGGGCTGCCGCCCCCAGACCCCCGCTTCGGCCCTGAAGGGGCCTCGTCCTCAAACGCCGGACGGGCTGGGTATTGGCGGCCCGCGCTGAAAGGCACCGGGCGGGCTGGATGTTGGTGGCCTGTACTGCAAGGCAGCGGACGGGCTGGATGTTGGCGGCCTCTACTGCACGGCACCGGACGGGCCGGATATTGGCAACCTGTGCTTAATGGCACCGGACGAGCTGGATATCAGCGGCCTGTGCGGTAAGGCACCGGACCGACTGGACATCAGCGGCCCACGTCGAAAAGGCGCCGGACGTGCCGGATTGGGTCAGCCTGCGTTGGAAAGTGAGCCCCGCACCGGCTGGATGGTGCCCGCCCGCGCTGGAGCATGAGCGTCAGCCGAGCTGGGTCGGACCGACCAGCACTGGAAGGTGAGCGTCAGGCAAGCCGAGTGATCCCCGCCGCACTGGAAGGTGACCGGCAGACAAGCTGAGTGATCCCCGCCGCACCGAAAATTGAGCGTCAGGCGCGCTGGGCTGTACCGACCAGCACCGGAAGGTGAGCGTCAGACGACCTGGATGATGCCCGCCCGCGCTGCGAAGCGAGCGACAGCCAGGCTGGACGATGCCGACCTGCGTTGCAAAGCGAGCGCCAGCCAAGCTCGATGGTCCCGACCTGCACCGTAAAGCGAGCGCCAGCCAAGCTCGTCCATGCCGACCTGCGCCGCAAAGCAAGCGTCAGCCAAACTCGATAGTCCCGACCTGCACCGCAAAGCAAGCGCCAGCCGAACTCAATAGTGCTGCCTGCACCGCGAAGCGAGCGCCAGCCAAGCTCGACCATGCCGACCGGCACCGCAAAGCAGGCGTCAACCCAGCTCGACCATGCCAACCTGCACCGCAAAGCGCGCCCCAGCCAAGCCGGACGGTGCCGCCCCAAGCCGCGAAGCCCCCGCCCCCACCCGCGACTCAGCCCCCTGCTCCCCCGCTCCCCCTACTTCTCCCCCGACTCCACCCGCTTCTTCAACCCCGCCAGCGCCCGGTCGATGATGACCTTCTCCGCCTTGCGCTTGATCATGCCCAGCATGGGGATCTTGACGTCCACCGTGAGGAGGTACGTGACCTCCGTGGCGCCCGCGCCCGTGGGCTTGAGGAGGTAGGAGCCGTCCAGGGAGCGGAGCATCTGGGACTTGACGAGGGTCCAGGAGACCTCGTTGTCGCCGGTCCAGGTGTACGCCAGGGTCTGGTCGTCCTTGATCGCGCCGGCGTCCATGACGAGCCGGACCTGTTCGGCGCGGCCCCGTTCGTCGGTCTTGAGGACGTCCGCCTCCTTCACCTCGCCGGTCCAGTCCGGGTAGCGGGCGAAGTCGGCGATCACCTCCATGACGTCGGCCGGTGCCGCCTCGATCGTGATGCTCGAACTGGTGTGTTCCGCCATCGCTGTGGCTCCTCCAGATGCGGACCGGCAGGGCGTCGTCATGCGCGTGTGCGTGCAGCGTGAAGGCTACCTCTCCGCCGACCGCCCCAACGCACCCCCTACCTGCGGACATCAGGGCGGACATCAGGGGGAGAGATCAGGGGAGCTCACCATTCCAGCGCCCACGGCTTGCCGGTCCCCGCGAAGTGCCCCACGTTCACGCACTCGGTCGCCCCGATCCGCATCCGCCGTACGAGCGGCTGGTGGACGTGGCCGAACAGTGAATAGCGGGGCCTGGTGCGGCGGATGGCGTCCAGGAGGGCACGGCTGCCGCGTTCGAAGCGGCGCGCGACGGTGTCGTAGACCAGCTCGGGGACCTCGGGCGGGATGTGCGTGCACAGGACGTCGACCTCGCCGACCGCCTCGATCTTCGCGGCGTACTCCTCGTCGCTGATCTCGTACGGCGTGCGCATGGGGGTGCGCAGGCCGCCGCCGACGAAGCCGAAGGTGCGGCCGCCGATCTCGACGCGGTCGCCGTCGAGGACCGTCGTGCCGGGGCCCGCGTACTCGGGCCACAGGGTCGGCATGTCGACGTTGCCGTAGGTGGCGTACGTCGGGGTGGGGAAGGCGGCGAACATCTCTGCGTACTGTTTGCGGACCGCCTTCTCGATCAGGGCCGCGCGGTCCCCGCCGACCGCGCTCCAGAGGCGGGCGCCGAGTTCGCGGGCCTCCTCGAAGCGGCGGGCGGTGCGCAGCTCGACCAGGCGGTCGGCGTTCTCCTCGCCGAACAGCTCGGGGAAGATGCCGCGCGAGTGATCGGCGTAGTCGAGGAAGAGGACGAGGTCGCCCAGGCAGATCAGGGCGTCGGCACCCTCGCCGGCTCTGGCCAGGTCACGGGCGTTGCCGTGCACGTCGCTGACCACATGGATTCTCGTCCCGGAGTTTCCGGCTGGTGTGGGTGCCATGACGATCAAGGGTAGGCGTGTGCGGCAAACGTGAACAGTGGCGGCGGACCTTGCGGTTACTGGCCAGTTAAGAAAGGCGTGGACTACTGTGCGCGAGGAAACACCAATCTGTGTGACGCAGCGAACATCTCGCCGGACCCCCCTGTCGTAGGAGCCATACCGACGGGTAACGTCCGGGCAGTCCAGTCGTGCTCAGGATTTCAATCACCCGGTCCTGACGCACCTGCCCGAGCCTTGGACCGGACCGTCGCATCACACAACGTCGTGGCGCCGGCGCCCTATGAGGAGCAGCAGTCTTGCGCGAGTTCAGCCTTCCGGCTTTGTACGAGGTCCCCGCGGACGGCAATCTGACCGACATCGTCCGCAGAAACGCCGCGCAGCACCCAGATGTCGCCGTCATCGCGCGTAAGGCGAACGGCGGCTGGCAGGACGTGACCGCCACGGTCTTCCTCGCCGAGGTGCACGCCGCCGCCAAGGGGCTCATCGCCTCCGGCGTCCAGCCCGGCGACCGGGTCGGGCTGATGTCCCGCACGCGGTACGAGTGGACGCTGCTCGACTTCGCGATCTGGTGTGCGGGCGCGATCACCGTGCCGGTGTACGAGACCAGTTCACCGGAGCAGGTGCAGTGGATCCTGAGCGACTCCGGCGCCACCGCCGTGATCGTCGAGCAGGACGCGCACGCCGCCGCCGTCGAGTCGGTGCGCGCGCACCTGCCCGCCCTCAAGCACGTCTGGCAGATCGACACCGGCGCGATCGAGGAGCTGGACCGCGCGGGCAAGGACATCAGCGACGCGACCGTCGAGGAGCGCAGCTCGCTGGCGAAGGCCGACGACCCGGCGACCATCGTGTACACGAGTGGCACCACCGGCCGGCCCAAGGGCTGTGTGCTCACCCACCGCAGCTTCTTCGCGGAGTGCGGCAACATCGTGGAGCGGCTGCGCCCGCTGTTCCGCACCGGCGAGTGCTCGGTGCTGCTGTTCCTGCCGCTCGCGCACGTCTTCGGACGGCTCGTGCAGATCGCGCCGATGATGGCGCCGATCAAGCTGGGCCTGGTCCCGGACATCAAGAACCTCACCGATGAACTCGCCTCGTTCCGGCCGACGTTGATCCTCGGTGTGCCGCGGGTCTTCGAGAAGGTCTACAACTCGGCGCGCGCCAAGGCGCAGGCCGACGGCAAGGGCAAGATCTTCGACAAGGCGGCCGACACCGCGATCGCGTACAGCCGCGCGCTGGACACGCCGTCGGGTCCGTCCCTCGGTCTGAAGATCAAGTACAAGACCTTCGACAAGCTCGTCTACAGCAAGCTGCGTGCCGTCCTCGGCGGGCGGGGCGAGTACGCGATCTCCGGGGGCGCCCCGCTGGGCGAGCGGCTCGGTCACTTCTTCCGGGGGATCGGCTTCACCGTCCTCGAGGGCTACGGGCTGACCGAGTCCTGTGCCGCCACCGCGTTCAACCCCTGGGACCGCACGAAGATCGGCACGGTCGGGCAGCCGCTGCCCGGCTCGGTCGTACGCATCGCGGACGACGGCGAGGTGCTGCTGCACGGCGAGCACCTGTTCAAGGGGTACTGGAACAACGAGGCCGCCACGGCCGAGGCGCTCGCGGACGGCTGGTTCCACACCGGGGACATCGGCACCCTCGACGAGGACGGCTACCTCAGCATCACCGGGCGCAAGAAGGAGATCATCGTCACCGCGGGCGGCAAGAACGTCGCCCCGGCCGTGATCGAGGACCGCATCCGCGCGCACGCGCTGGTCGCGGAGTGCATGGTCGTCGGCGACGGGCGGCCGTTCGTGGGCGCGCTGGTCACCATCGACGACGAGTTCCTGGGCCGCTGGGCTGCCGAGCACGGCAAGGCGGCGGGTTCCACCGCGGCGTCGCTGCGTGACGATCCGGATCTCTTGCAGGCGATCCAGGACGCTGTCGACGACGGCAACGCCGCGGTGTCGAAGGCGGAATCGGTGCGGAAGTTCCGCATTCTGTCCTCCCAGTTCACGGAGGAGTCGGGCCACTTGACGCCGTCCCTGAAGCTCAAGCGCAATGTGGTGGCCAAGGACTACGCGGACGAGATCGAGGCCATCTACCAGAAGTAGACGGGTAGTTGGGGCATCCTTTCGGGAGTCGCTCGGGGATTCACTCGGGGATCCGCTCGGGGATCCGCTCAGGGATTCAGAAGTCCTCGGCGAGGACCCGTTCCAGCGTGCGCTCGGCGAGCGCGGTGATGGTGACGAACGGGTTCACGCCGATGTTGCCGGGCACCAGCGAACCGTCCGTGATGTACAGCTTCGAATACCCCTTCACCCGGCCGTAGTTGTCGGTCGCGCTGCCCAACACACAGCCGCCCAGCGGGTGGTAGCAGAAGTCGTCCGCGAACACCTTGTTGGCCGTGCCGAACAGGTCGTACCGGTAGAGCGTCGCGTTGGCCGAGTTGATCCGGTCGAACAGCTTCTTGGCCATCGCGACCGAGACCGCGCTCTGCGCCGCGGTCCAGCCGAGCTTCACCGTGCCGCTCGCCGAGTCGTAGGTGAAGGACGCCCGTTGGGGGTTCTTGGTGATCGCCAGATAGAGGCTCACCCAGGTCTCGAACCCGATGGGCAGCGGGGCGATCTCCGCGAAGACCGGGTTGTCGGTGTTGGCCCAGTCGTCGATGCCCATGACCGGCATCGTCGCCTGGTTGGCGCCGGTGGTGTCCCAGATGTGGTTGGCGCGGCCCACCATGGTGTTGCCGTTGGGTCCCCAGCCCGCCCCGACCGTGGAGCTGAGCGCGGGCAGGGTGCCCGTGTCCCGGGCGCGCACGAGGAGTTCGGTGGTGCCGAGGCTGCCGCCGCCGAGGAACAGATAGGTGCAGTTGTACTGCTTGGTCTCGACGACCGCGCCGGTGTCGTCGATCCGGTCGACGGTCAGCACGTACGACCCGTCGCTCGCCCGCGTGACGGCCTTCACCTTCTCCATGGTGTGGATGGTGACCTTGCCGGTGCCGAGCGCCGAGGCGAGATAGGTCTTGTCGAGGCTCTTCTTGCCGTAGTTGTTGCCGTAGATGACCTCCTGGGCCAGCGCGGACTTGGTGGCGGTGCCGGCCGCCTCCTTCTGCATGTAGCCGAAGTCGTAGACGTTGGGCACGAAGGTGGTCGTCAGCCCGGTGTTCGTGGCGGCCTTCCGTGAGGTGCGGGTGAACTGGTACCACTCGGTCGACTCGAACCACGTCGGGTCGACGGTGTTGACGCCGAGCATGGTGCGGGCGCGCGGGAAGTACGTGTTGTACATCGCGGCGGCGTCCACGGCGGGGAACTGCTCGGTGAAGTACGACTGGCGCGGGGTGACCGCCATCCCGCCGTTGACCAGCGAGCCGCCGCCGACCCCGCGTCCCACGTACACGGACATGTTGTCGTAGTGCACGCGGTCCAGGACGCCGGGATACAGGCCGATGTCCTTGTTGACGACGTCCAGCCACAGGAAGCTGGCGAGCGGGGCCTCGGTGCGGGTCTTGAACCACATCGAGCGCTGGTCCGGGGCGGCGGTGGAACAGAAGATCTTGCCGTCGGAGCCTGCCGTGTTCCAGAGCTTGCCCATCTCCAGGACGAGGGTGGTGACGCCGGCCTGGCCCAGGCGGAGGGCGGCGACCGCGCCGCCGTAGCCGGAACCCACGACGATCGCGGGCGCGGTCTGGACGGCGGCGGGTTCGACGGCCTGCGCGGACTGGAGGCCGATACGGGTGAGACCGGCCGTGGCGGCGGTCTGGAGGGCGATCATGCCCAGGATTTGACGTCTCGTCAACTGATGCTGCGTCAGTTTTGCTGTCATGCGCGCAGCATGTGCGGATTATTCGGTTCCGCCTAGCCCTCCGTGTGCAACAAGGTTTTCAATTTCTCCGCGAGTAGATCCCAGCGCCACTTCTCCTCGACCCACTGCCGTCCCCGCTCGCCCATGTTCTGCCGCAACTCCGGGTCCCCCAGCAGCGCGACGATCCGGTCGGCGGCCTCCTCCGGGGACCCGCCGCGGATGACCCACCCCGTCTCGCCGTCGAGCACCGCGTCGGGCGCGCCGCCGGAGTCACCGGCGACGACGGGCAGCCCGGTGGCGGACGCCTCCAGGTAGACGATGCCGAGCCCCTCCACGTCGAGCCCGCCGCGCCGGGTGCGGCACGGCATGGCGAAGACGTCACCGGCGCCGTAGTGCGCGGGCAGTTCGGACCAGGGCACGGCGCCGGTGAACCGCACCGAGTCGCTCACGCCCGTCTCCCGCACCAGCCTGCGCAGCTCCTTCTCGTACGGGCCGCCGCCCACGATCAGCAGGACGGCGTCGGGCTGCCGGGCGAGGATGCGCGGCATGGCGAGGATCAGCGTGTCCTGCCCCTTGCGCGGCACGAGCCGCGAGACGCACACGACGACGGGCCGCTCGGTCAGCCCGAGCCGCGCCCGGACCTCGGCGCCGCCGGATCCTGGGTGGAAGACCTTCTCGTCGACACCGGGCGGCAGTTGGACCATCCGCGCCGCCGCCTCCGGACTCAGCGCACCGGCGATCCGCGACCGGGTGTACTCCCCGAGGTAGGTGATCGTGTCCGTCGACTCCCCGATGCGGTGCAGGAGTTGACGCGCGGCGGGCAACTGCGCCCACCCGGCCTCGTGCCCGTGCGTGGTCGCCACCAGCCGCTCGGCACCGGCCTTCCGCAGCGCCGGCGCCATCAGCCCGAGCGGCGCCGCCGCCCCGAACCACACCGCCGTACACCCGTGTTCACGCAGCAGCCCGACGGCCCCGCGGGTCGCCGCGGGCGTCGGCAGCAGCATCGTCGTGGAGTCCCGTACGACGGTGAAGGGCTGCTCGGCGTCGAAGGCGGCCGTCGCCTCCGCGCCCTCCCGGCCGCGCTTCCAGGTCGAGGCGTAGACGACGAGCCGCTCGGGCTCCAGCCGTAGCGCCATGTTGTGCAGAAAAGCCTGGATGCCACCGGGCCGGGGCGGAAAGTCATTGGTCACGATCAGGGTCTTGCGCACGCGGGAGACCCTACCGGGCGAGTACGCACAGCTCGGCACGGCCGCGCTTCATGGCCATCGCACAGCAGGTCGGGAGAACATGTGGCCCTCACCCGGCAGGCACGCACGGAACAGGGGCTCAGGTGGAGATCGCGGGCGCGAGACGGCGACTGGCGCTGCTGCTCGGAACCTGGGGGCTGACCAGGCTGGTACTGCTGCTGTTCGTCTTCAAGGTGCTCGTGTTCCCGGGTCCGGACGTCACCAGCGACGTGTCGGTGATCTACCAGGGCTGGTACGAGACGCTGCGGCACGGTTCCTTCCCGCTGGACGACGTCACCTGGCAGTACCCGCCCGCCGCCGCCCTCCCGATCCTCTCCCCCGCCCTGCTGGGCTTCCTGGACTACGCGTCGGCGTTCTTCGTCCTGGCCTTCCTGGCCGACCTGACGGTCCTGGCACTCCTGCTCTACACGGGCCTGCGCCCCGGCCGGACGCTGCGCGGTGCCTGGGTGTGGGTCGCGGGCGTCCCGCTCCTCGGCCCGACCGTGTACGCGCGCTACGACGTGATGGTGACCGCGGTCGCCGTGGCCGCGCTGCTGGCCGGCGCCCGGCACCCGCGCGTGATGGGCGCGCTGGTCGGCTTCGGGGCGCTGCTGAAGGTGTGGCCTGCGCTGCTCCTGCTGGGCGCGGTCAAGCGCCGTGCGTGGGGCGCGGCGGCGGTGACGGTCGTGGTGGTCGCCGGTGTCTTCGCGGTCTCGATGCCGGGCGCGTTCGCCTTCCTGACCTTCCAGCGCGAGCGGGGCACGGAGGTGGAGTCGCTGGGCTCGCTGGTCTTCCATGTGGCCCGGCACTTCGACTGGCAGGGCGAGGTGCTCCTGAACTACGGCTCGGTCGAGTTCGTCGGCCCGTACGTCAACTGGGTCAGCACGGCGGCCCTGGGCCTCACCGCGCTGGCCTTCGGCTGGCTCATGCTCTGGCGGCTCATGGCGGCCCGCTTCCTGCCGCACACCCTCGCGGACGCGGCCTTCGTGGCGGTCCTTATGTTCACGGTCACCAGCCGGGTGATCAGCCCCCAGTACGTCGTCTGGCTGATCGGCCTGGCAGCCGTCTGCTCCTGCTTCCGCGCCAGCCGCATGAGACTCCCGGTCGGCCTGGTCCTGGCGGCGGCCTTCGTCACGGTCCTGGAGTTCCCGCTCTGGTTCGCCCACGTGGTCGCGAGCGACGGGCTGGGCATCGTCCTCCTGCTGGTCCGCAACGGCCTGCTGGTCGCCGCGGCGGTGACGAGCGCACGCGAACTGTGGCGGGCGTCGGTCACCTGGGCGGACGTACCGCCGCTGCCGGCTCAGGCGACGCGGTCGAAGGCCACTTCGGCGCCCTCCTGACTCCGGGCCCGCCGGCGGAACAGTACGGCGACCACCGCACACTGCACCCCCATCGCGAGCGCCAGCGCCCCGCACACCCCCGGCAGTCCGAACCCCGACAACCCGTACGCCAACGGGAGTTGGACCGCCGTACCGAGCACCGTCACCCGGAGCAGCGCCGGTGCTCCGCCGCTCCCCTCGAAGACCCCGCCGAGTGCGATGAAGCACGCCATCAGCAGCAGGTAGGGGCCGACGCAGCGCAGGAACAGCGTGCCCTCGTGGGCGACTTGGGGTCCGGCGCCGAAGGCGGCCATGATCCAGGGGGCGGTGAGGAGGAACAGGACGGCCGCCCCGACCCCCACGGTCCCGGACACGAGCATCGCCTCCCGCCCGATCTCCCGTCGTGCGTCCCTGCCCTCGCCCCGCAGGTGCGAGGTGTGGATGGCGGCGGCCTGGCGCACGGAGTAGAAGGCCATCGTCGCCACGTACAGGACCTTGTAGGCGATGGCGTACGCGGCCACCTCCGTCACCCCCAGCCGCGCCACGATCGCGACCAGCACCAGCGTTCCGGTCTGCCGGACGGTGAAGTCGGCCGACATCGGCAACCCGGTCGTCAGCGTCCGGCGCAGCGCGGCGGGGACGGACTCCGCGGGGGCGACCTCCGTACGCAGCAGGGCATTTCGGCGCAGCGCGCGCAGCCCCACCGCCAACGCCACGACCCGGCACAGCACGGTCGAGACGGCGGCGCCCCGGACGCCGTAGAGGTGGATGAGGAACGGGTCGCAGACGAGGATGAGCCCGTTGGCGAGCAGGGCCAGGCGCATCGGGGTGCGGGTGTCGCCGGTGCCTTTGAGGATGCCGTCGACGAGTTGCTGGACGTAGAAGACCGCGATGCCCGGCAGGGAGATCGCGAAGTAGTCGACCGTGAGCCGGAGTTCGGGGCCACTGCCGCCGAGGAGCAGGCGGGCCAGCGGTTCGCGGAGCAGGAAGCCTGCCGCCATGACGATCGGTGTGACCAGCGCGCACAGGGCCCAGCCGCCGCGTACGGCGGACCGTACGGCGGCCGGGTCGCGGGCTCCCCTCGCGTGGGCGACCAGCACGGTCGTACCGGAGGCGAAGACCAGGGCGATGCCGAGGAGGACGTTCTCGGTGTTGGTCGCGACGGCCACGGCTGCGACGGCGGGGCCGCCGAGCCGGGAGACCCAGACCGTGTTGATGATCCCGGCGGCGACGGAGGCGAGGAGTGAGAGGTAGACGGGGTGGGCGAGCGATATGAGCTGCCGGCGGTGGGCGTTCACGGGCGACTCCCTCTTATCGAGCTACCTCGTTTAGAGGTAGCTCGATAAGAGGTATCATGAGGACATCGCGCCCGCAAGGAGGACACATGCTGGAGCTCTCGATCCTGGGCTTCCTCGCCGAACAGCCGCTCCACGGCTACGAGTTGAAGGAACGCATCAAGGCACTCAGCGGCCATGTCCGCCCGGTCAGCGACGGCGCGCTCTACCCGGCGATCACCCGCCTGGTCACCGCCGGCAAGCTCGACCAGCGCACGGAGGAGGGCGCGAGCGCGGCACCGCGCCGGGTCCTGTCCCTCACCGAGAAGGGCCGCGAGGACCTCCTGGAACGGCTCCGGCACCCCAAGCCGGCCGAGATCACGGACCACGTCCGCTTCAACACGGTCCTGGCCTTCCTACGGCACCTGCCGGACCGGCGGGAGCAGGCCGCCGTACTGCGCCGGCGGCTGGAGTTCCTGGAGACCCCGGCGAGTTTCTTCTACCGGGACGGCGAGCCCGTACGGGCGGAGGAGACCCAAGACCTGTTCCGGCAGGGCATGTTGAGGGTCGCGCGGGCGACGGGCGCGGCGGAGCGGGAGTGGCTCACGGAGGCCATCTCCCGGCTCGATCAGCCGAGTTGAGCCCGAAGGTAGTCCCGCCACTGCTCCGTGAAGTCGGCCAGGGTCGTGCCCAGGACGTCCTTCATCGCGTCCTCCACCGCCCCCGCCCGCTTCTTGTGGGTGCCGACCGCCCGGTAGAACTTGCCCAGTTGGTCGACTCCCCAGCGGTCCTGGATCATGCGGCAGGCCATCCAGCCACCCTCGTACGCCTGGGCCAGCTTCGTGGGGTCGCCGCTGAAGCCGAAGTCCTTGTCGGTGGGGAGGGCGGTCGGGACGTCGCCGTCCAGGACGGCGCGGTACAGCTCCGGGGCGGCCTGGGTCGGGGTTCGGCCGGTGCCCCGGTAGCCGATCCAGTCGGCGTAGCCCTCCGAGAGCCAGAGGGGGGTCGCGGCGGTGGTGCGGGCACGGGTGGCCACGTGGGTCGTCTCGTGGGTCAGCACGACCTGCTTGCCGACCGAGCCGAGGAGCGCGTACGCGTCCGGGTTGACGATGATCCGGTCCGCGGGCGCGCTGCCCGAGCCTCCCGCCTCGCCGGTCGTCACCGCGGCGATGCCCCGGTAGGAGGCCGCAGGTGAGCCCAGGAGGCCCGCCATGCCGTTCAGGGAGCCGGGGACGAGCACGACGACGTGCCGGGTCCAGTCGGTGCCCCAGGCGTCCGACACGGCCGGTACGGCGTGATCCGCGAGGGAGCGGTAGGTCCGGAGGATGTCGACGTCCTGCCCGACCCCCATCACGAGGCTGTGCGCGCCCTCGACGACGCTCACCTTCCCCTGGTCCCACAACTGCTGGCCGGACTTCTTCGCGGGCTTGTCGGTGTCCACGTACCACTGCCCGTCCGCGGTGAGGCGCAGGCCGAGCGTGCGGCCGACCGTGACGGGTGAGGTGTCGTAGCCCTTGACCCGGTAGCTCAGTTCGGCGTCGGCGGTCGCGGTGGCGCCGCTGGGGTGGAGGGCGGTCAGCCGGTAGGACCAGGAGGCGAGGGGGACGGCGCTCACGTTCTCGTACGCCGCGCGGGCGCCGGTCTTCGTGTACGCCGTCTCGTCGTGGTGCAGGACGGCGGCGGACCGGCGGTCGAGGAGACGCTGGACCTCGGCCTTCGCGCTGTCCGCCACCGGCGGGCCACCACACCCCACCAGCGACCCGAGCAGCAGACACAGCGCGAGCACTCCGGAGCGCGACGCCCGCCTACGACCAGTCACTTCCCGATCGTACGACCCTTTCGCGCCGGTTCAGACCCTCGTGACCGACGAGACCGGCATCATGCCGACCGGGTCGTAGCGCACCGGCGCGCCGGGGTAGGGGGCGTGGATGACCTGCCCGTTGCCCACGTACATGCCGACATGGCTGGCGTCGGAGCGGTAGACGACCAGGTCGCCGGGCTGGGCCTGGGAGAGCGGGACCTGCCGGCCGGCGTAGCGCTGCTCCTGCGAGGTGCGCGGGAGGTGGACGCCCGCCCGGGCGTACGACCACTGCATCAGGCCGGAGCAGTCGAAGCCGCCGGGGCCGTTGGCGCCCCAGATGTACGGCTTGCCGAGGGCCATGCGGGCGGCGGCCACCGCGGCGGCGGCGCGGCCCGAGGACGGGACGCCGGCACCGAGGTCGGGGATGTCCTCGCGGGCGGAGCGGGAGGCCCGGTCGAAGGAGGCGCGCTCGGCCAGGGGCATCTGGTTGAGCAGTTGCCGGGCCTTGGCGAGTTTCTGTTCGACGGTCTTCTTGTGGGTGGCGACGGCCTTGCGGCTGCGCTCCAGTTCGGCGAGGTGTCCGGCGGCCTCGGTGCGTTCCTGGGCCAGCTCGCGCATGGCCTCCTGGAGGTCCTTGAGCTGGCCCGCCTGCTGGTTGGTGATCCGGTCGAGGACGGAGGCCTTGTCGAGGTAGTCGGCCGGGTCGTCGGAGAACAGCAGCGCGACGGTGGGGTCGATGCCGCCGGAGCGGTACTGGGCGCCGGCGAGTGAACCCAGCGCGTCCCGCATGGTGTTGATGCGCTGCTGCTGCCGGGCGATCCGGTCCTGGGCGTCGCTCACCTGCCGGTGCAGCGCCCCGGCGCTCTCGTCGGCCTTGTCGTAGGCCTCGGTCGCCCGCTCGGCCTCCTGGTAGAGCCGGTCCACCTCGGCCCGGGAGTCGTCGTGCGGCGCGGCCACGGCGGAGGTGGCCGGCAGGGCGCCGAGTGCGGCTGCCGCCGCGCTCAACACACAGACCGCGGCACTGGCGCCTCGGTCGAACCCGGACGGTGCAAGGCGACGACGGGATCCCACGGGAAGCCGCACTTCCTTCCGCTGGCGGACACGGACCGCTCCCCCGGTGCGGGGAAACGCGCCAGACAGTAGCTCCGTGAAGGGGTGCGGGCCAAAGACCTCCGCGGACACATAACGTGACACCCCGCCCAAGACGCAGGTCATGGGCGGGGCGTGGGGTCAGTGTGGTGTGTCGCGATTCGCCCGTTCGGGCGGTGCCGCGGGGCCGGTTTCGGTCGGACCGGGCCAGATCAAATCAGATCCGGACGCCGAACTCGAACGTCATGTTGCCGATCGACTCGTAGCGCACCACGGCACCGGTGTGCGGGGCGTGCAGCACCTGGCCGTTGCCCGCGTAGAGGCCGACGTGGTGGTAGTCGCCGTAGAAGATGACCAGGTCGCCGACCTTGAGGTCGCTCTGGCTGTAGATGCGGGTGCCGGCGTTCGCCTGGGCCTCGGACGTGCGGGGTATGGAGACGCCGGCCTGCGCGTAGGCCCAGGAGGTGAGGCCCGAGCAGTCGAAGGAGGACGGTCCGGAGGCGCCGTAGACGTACGGCGAGCCGATCACGGACTGGGCGGCGGCGAAGGCGGAGGCGGCCCGACCGGAGGCGGAACCGGTGTTGCCGAGGTCCA from Streptomyces sp. NBC_01478 includes the following:
- a CDS encoding glycosyltransferase family 4 protein, with protein sequence MRKTLIVTNDFPPRPGGIQAFLHNMALRLEPERLVVYASTWKRGREGAEATAAFDAEQPFTVVRDSTTMLLPTPAATRGAVGLLREHGCTAVWFGAAAPLGLMAPALRKAGAERLVATTHGHEAGWAQLPAARQLLHRIGESTDTITYLGEYTRSRIAGALSPEAAARMVQLPPGVDEKVFHPGSGGAEVRARLGLTERPVVVCVSRLVPRKGQDTLILAMPRILARQPDAVLLIVGGGPYEKELRRLVRETGVSDSVRFTGAVPWSELPAHYGAGDVFAMPCRTRRGGLDVEGLGIVYLEASATGLPVVAGDSGGAPDAVLDGETGWVIRGGSPEEAADRIVALLGDPELRQNMGERGRQWVEEKWRWDLLAEKLKTLLHTEG
- a CDS encoding metallophosphoesterase family protein, whose amino-acid sequence is MVSDVHGNARDLARAGEGADALICLGDLVLFLDYADHSRGIFPELFGEENADRLVELRTARRFEEARELGARLWSAVGGDRAALIEKAVRKQYAEMFAAFPTPTYATYGNVDMPTLWPEYAGPGTTVLDGDRVEIGGRTFGFVGGGLRTPMRTPYEISDEEYAAKIEAVGEVDVLCTHIPPEVPELVYDTVARRFERGSRALLDAIRRTRPRYSLFGHVHQPLVRRMRIGATECVNVGHFAGTGKPWALEW
- a CDS encoding AMP-dependent synthetase/ligase, with protein sequence MREFSLPALYEVPADGNLTDIVRRNAAQHPDVAVIARKANGGWQDVTATVFLAEVHAAAKGLIASGVQPGDRVGLMSRTRYEWTLLDFAIWCAGAITVPVYETSSPEQVQWILSDSGATAVIVEQDAHAAAVESVRAHLPALKHVWQIDTGAIEELDRAGKDISDATVEERSSLAKADDPATIVYTSGTTGRPKGCVLTHRSFFAECGNIVERLRPLFRTGECSVLLFLPLAHVFGRLVQIAPMMAPIKLGLVPDIKNLTDELASFRPTLILGVPRVFEKVYNSARAKAQADGKGKIFDKAADTAIAYSRALDTPSGPSLGLKIKYKTFDKLVYSKLRAVLGGRGEYAISGGAPLGERLGHFFRGIGFTVLEGYGLTESCAATAFNPWDRTKIGTVGQPLPGSVVRIADDGEVLLHGEHLFKGYWNNEAATAEALADGWFHTGDIGTLDEDGYLSITGRKKEIIVTAGGKNVAPAVIEDRIRAHALVAECMVVGDGRPFVGALVTIDDEFLGRWAAEHGKAAGSTAASLRDDPDLLQAIQDAVDDGNAAVSKAESVRKFRILSSQFTEESGHLTPSLKLKRNVVAKDYADEIEAIYQK
- a CDS encoding GMC oxidoreductase, with product MIALQTAATAGLTRIGLQSAQAVEPAAVQTAPAIVVGSGYGGAVAALRLGQAGVTTLVLEMGKLWNTAGSDGKIFCSTAAPDQRSMWFKTRTEAPLASFLWLDVVNKDIGLYPGVLDRVHYDNMSVYVGRGVGGGSLVNGGMAVTPRQSYFTEQFPAVDAAAMYNTYFPRARTMLGVNTVDPTWFESTEWYQFTRTSRKAATNTGLTTTFVPNVYDFGYMQKEAAGTATKSALAQEVIYGNNYGKKSLDKTYLASALGTGKVTIHTMEKVKAVTRASDGSYVLTVDRIDDTGAVVETKQYNCTYLFLGGGSLGTTELLVRARDTGTLPALSSTVGAGWGPNGNTMVGRANHIWDTTGANQATMPVMGIDDWANTDNPVFAEIAPLPIGFETWVSLYLAITKNPQRASFTYDSASGTVKLGWTAAQSAVSVAMAKKLFDRINSANATLYRYDLFGTANKVFADDFCYHPLGGCVLGSATDNYGRVKGYSKLYITDGSLVPGNIGVNPFVTITALAERTLERVLAEDF
- a CDS encoding SRPBCC family protein produces the protein MAEHTSSSITIEAAPADVMEVIADFARYPDWTGEVKEADVLKTDERGRAEQVRLVMDAGAIKDDQTLAYTWTGDNEVSWTLVKSQMLRSLDGSYLLKPTGAGATEVTYLLTVDVKIPMLGMIKRKAEKVIIDRALAGLKKRVESGEK